One segment of Danio aesculapii chromosome 3, fDanAes4.1, whole genome shotgun sequence DNA contains the following:
- the rras gene encoding ras-related protein R-Ras encodes MSNEERYKLVVVGGGGVGKSALTIQFIQSYFVSDYDPTIEDSYTKICTVDGKETRLDILDTAGQEEFGAMREQYMRSGEGFLLVFALNDSGSYNEIQKFHTQILRVKDRDDFPMVLVGNKSDLDQQRVISKEEAMSFARENRIHYMESSAKNRHNVDEAFMEVVRAIRKFQETESPPLPANHTGKQKSGGCPCTLL; translated from the exons ATGTCAAACGAAGAAAGATATAAGTTGGTGGTCGTGGGCGGTGGAGGTGTGGGGAAAAGCGCCCTCACCATTCAGTTCATCCAG TCGTACTTTGTGTCTGACTACGACCCAACCATTGAAGACTCTTACACTAAAATCTGCACGGTGGACGGGAAGGAGACACGATTAGACA TCCTCGACACAGCAGGGCAAGAGGAGTTTGGAGCGATGAGAGAGCAGTACATGCGCTCTGGAGAGGGCTTCTTACTGGTCTTTGCTCTTAATGACAGTGGCAG TTATAACGAAATTCAGAAATTTCACACTCAGATATTACGGGTTAAGGATCGAGATGACTTTCCCATGGTTCTTGTTGGCAACAAATCAGATCTTGACCAGCAGAGAGTG atcTCAAAAGAGGAAGCCATGTCATTTGCCCGAGAAAACAGGATCCACTACATGGAATCATCAGCCAAGAACCGTCACAATGTGGATGAAGCTTTCATGGAGGTTGTGCGAGCAATAAG GAAGTTTCAGGAGACAGAGAGTCCACCGCTTCCCGCTAATCATACAGGGAAGCAGAAGAGTGGTGGCTGTCCCTGCACCCTACTCTGA
- the prrg2 gene encoding transmembrane gamma-carboxyglutamic acid protein 2 has protein sequence MLGFSVICLSFLSLLHLVWGRVIYNGNDVFLEEKSADSFLSRKLLYNSWDFEAVVPGNLERECIEEICSYEEAREVFEDDIKTAVFWKDYVNSHKKVTEVDVAGLSAGIVAAVLVVIIATVLGVYCYKNRGKNARGGSVPVRMGADGQPIPESVPLSGIAAAGLPSYNEALTHSGQHDAPPPPYSGTTPTAPP, from the exons ATGCTGGGGTTTTCAGTAATATGTTTGAGCTTCTTATCCCTGCTGCATCTTGTTTGGGGCAGAGTGATCTACAATGGAAATGATG TTTTCTTAGAAGAAAAGTCAGCAGATTCGTTTCTGTCCCGTAAACTGCTTTATAACAGTTGGGATTTCGAGGCAGTGGTGCCTGGCAATCTAGAGAGAGAATGCATCGAGGAAATCTGCTCTTATGAAGAGGCCAGAGAAGTGTTTGAAGATGACATAAAGACG GCAGTTTTTTGGAAAGACTACGTCAACAGTCATA AGAAGGTGACTGAAGTTGATGTGGCTGGTCTGTCAGCTGGCATCGTGGCTGCTGTATTGGTAGTGATTATAGCCACTGTGCTGGGCGTTTATTGCTACAAGAACAGAGGCAAAAATGCAAGAGGGGGCAG TGTTCCTGTGCGAATGGGAGCGGACGGGCAGCCAATACCTGAATCTGTGCCCCTGTCTGGTATTGCGGCTGCAGGTCTCCCCTCATACAATGAGGCTCTGACCCACAGTGGCCAGCATGACGCACCTCCACCGCCATACTCCGG GACGACTCCAACTGCGCCGCCGTAA